The proteins below come from a single Vicinamibacterales bacterium genomic window:
- a CDS encoding thiamine phosphate synthase — translation MPVPRAIVPPVFCLVTDRLALQRLHGQTRSAVDLLFEQIDAAVGAGVDLVHVRERDVDARELTRILHECARRAAGTRTRVVVNDRADVACAAGADGVHLRGDSVRAERVRAIAPGLIVGRSVRSAAEAVRVAAEGAVDYLVLGTIFPTPSKPGGETTVGVDELNRAAVGVRVPVLAIGGVTPETLPAIAAAGAAGVAAIRLFQPHAGGFSHLAASMREWRATFDIHRVIS, via the coding sequence ATGCCCGTCCCGCGCGCGATTGTGCCGCCCGTGTTCTGCCTGGTGACCGACCGGCTCGCCCTGCAGCGGCTGCACGGCCAGACCCGCTCGGCCGTCGATCTGCTGTTCGAGCAGATTGACGCAGCCGTCGGCGCGGGGGTGGATTTGGTGCACGTGCGCGAGCGTGACGTCGACGCCCGCGAGTTGACCCGGATTCTGCACGAGTGCGCCCGCCGGGCGGCCGGCACCCGGACGAGAGTGGTCGTGAACGATCGTGCGGATGTGGCCTGCGCGGCCGGAGCGGACGGCGTCCACCTGCGCGGCGACTCCGTCAGGGCCGAGCGCGTGCGGGCGATCGCCCCGGGGCTGATCGTCGGGCGGTCGGTCCGCAGCGCGGCCGAAGCCGTCCGCGTCGCCGCGGAAGGAGCTGTGGATTATCTCGTGCTCGGCACGATCTTCCCGACGCCGTCGAAACCGGGAGGGGAGACAACCGTCGGCGTCGATGAGCTGAATCGTGCCGCGGTCGGCGTGCGGGTTCCGGTGCTCGCCATCGGCGGCGTCACGCCCGAGACGCTTCCCGCCATCGCTGCGGCGGGCGCGGCCGGTGTGGCCGCGATCCGGTTGTTCCAGCCTCACGCGGGCGGCTTCAGCCATCTGGCGGCGTCGATGCGGGAGTGGCGGGCGACGTTTGACATACACCGGGTGATTTCCTAA
- a CDS encoding NAD(P)H-dependent glycerol-3-phosphate dehydrogenase, translating into MKDIGVLGAGSWGTALAAHLTRNGHSVRLWAREAEVVADIRERRENSLFLPGIELPDSLRPCEGLEDALRGVEIVLVVTPSHGTRGVLKAAAPFIHPKATIVSATKGLEVDTMLRASEVIAQELGPDRPVVVLSGPSFAREVALGLLTAVCAASANQAAAELVQAEFRGRLFRIYTTDDVMGVEIGAALKNVIAIAAGVVEGLGLGHNAMAGLITRGLAEISRLAHALGGRRETLAGLSGLGDLVLTCTGDLSRNRQFGIELGRGRSVSEVLGGMRMVAEGVRTTGAALALGRRHGVELPIAAQMAEVLEGRKNPRLAAEELMLRPQRVEVDRR; encoded by the coding sequence ATGAAGGACATCGGAGTACTCGGAGCGGGCAGTTGGGGCACCGCGCTGGCGGCGCACCTGACTCGAAACGGGCACAGCGTCCGACTGTGGGCCCGCGAGGCGGAAGTTGTCGCCGATATCCGAGAGCGCCGGGAGAACAGCCTGTTCCTGCCCGGGATCGAGCTGCCCGACTCGTTGCGTCCGTGCGAGGGTCTCGAAGACGCGTTGCGCGGTGTCGAGATCGTGCTCGTCGTCACGCCGTCGCACGGCACGCGTGGCGTCCTGAAGGCCGCCGCGCCGTTCATCCATCCGAAGGCGACCATCGTCAGCGCGACCAAGGGACTCGAGGTCGACACGATGCTGCGTGCCTCGGAGGTCATCGCGCAGGAACTTGGCCCCGACCGCCCCGTGGTCGTGCTGTCCGGCCCCAGTTTCGCACGCGAGGTCGCGCTCGGACTGCTGACCGCGGTCTGCGCCGCGTCGGCCAATCAGGCCGCTGCCGAACTCGTGCAGGCGGAGTTCCGGGGCCGCCTGTTCCGCATCTACACGACCGACGATGTCATGGGCGTGGAGATCGGGGCCGCGCTCAAGAACGTGATTGCCATTGCCGCGGGCGTTGTCGAAGGCCTCGGCCTCGGGCACAACGCGATGGCCGGTCTGATCACCCGCGGGCTCGCGGAGATCTCCCGGTTGGCGCACGCGCTCGGCGGGCGCCGCGAGACGCTGGCAGGTCTGTCGGGGCTGGGCGATCTCGTGCTGACCTGCACGGGGGACCTCTCGCGAAACCGCCAGTTCGGCATCGAACTCGGACGGGGCCGATCCGTATCCGAGGTGCTCGGCGGCATGCGGATGGTCGCCGAGGGTGTGCGGACGACCGGAGCGGCATTGGCGCTCGGGAGGCGCCACGGCGTCGAGCTGCCCATCGCAGCGCAGATGGCCGAGGTACTCGAAGGAAGAAAGAACCCCCGGCTCGCGGCTGAGGAACTCATGCTGCGTCCGCAGCGGGTCGAGGTCGATCGCCGGTGA
- the ftsY gene encoding signal recognition particle-docking protein FtsY, whose product MGFFDRLRDGLSRTKQQLVERFEDIVKRADAPERRSQPVDVETVEALEELLISADVGVAATERIVSAVKTRVRRGESLRDLVKQEIHTIFDAAEEHAAAQVAASEAAASTPTVVLIVGVNGTGKTTTVGKLAYLLRSNGAFPLICAADTFRAAAVEQLEIWAKRAGVDIVRAHEGADPAAVVYDAIASAKARGRSPILVDTAGRIHTRVNLMHELEKIRRIASRDVPGAPQQVLLVLDATVGQNGLAQAREFMGVAGVNGIVLAKLDGTAKGGVAVAIANDLKLPIRYVGVGESIDDLIPFSADEYVDALFEEQW is encoded by the coding sequence ATGGGCTTTTTCGATCGGCTTCGTGACGGCCTCTCCCGCACCAAACAGCAGCTCGTCGAGCGCTTCGAGGATATCGTCAAGCGCGCGGATGCGCCCGAACGGCGCAGCCAGCCTGTCGATGTCGAGACCGTCGAGGCCCTCGAAGAACTCCTGATTTCCGCCGATGTCGGCGTTGCCGCAACCGAACGGATCGTGTCCGCCGTCAAGACCCGCGTGCGCCGCGGCGAGAGCCTTCGCGACCTGGTCAAGCAGGAAATCCACACCATCTTCGACGCGGCGGAGGAGCACGCTGCGGCCCAGGTCGCTGCGAGCGAGGCGGCCGCGTCGACGCCGACAGTCGTCCTCATCGTGGGCGTGAACGGCACGGGCAAGACGACAACCGTCGGGAAGCTGGCATATCTCCTGAGATCCAACGGAGCGTTCCCCCTCATCTGTGCGGCCGACACGTTCCGCGCGGCTGCCGTCGAGCAACTCGAGATCTGGGCGAAGCGTGCCGGTGTCGACATCGTGCGGGCGCACGAGGGCGCCGATCCGGCCGCCGTGGTCTACGATGCGATTGCGTCGGCCAAGGCGCGCGGTCGCAGCCCCATCCTGGTGGACACGGCCGGCCGCATTCACACGCGCGTCAACCTGATGCACGAGCTCGAGAAGATTCGGCGCATCGCCTCGCGCGATGTGCCCGGGGCGCCCCAGCAGGTCCTGCTGGTGCTCGACGCCACCGTGGGGCAGAACGGGCTCGCGCAGGCTCGCGAGTTCATGGGTGTCGCCGGCGTGAATGGCATCGTTCTCGCCAAACTCGACGGCACGGCCAAGGGCGGAGTGGCCGTCGCCATTGCGAACGACCTCAAGCTGCCGATCCGCTACGTCGGCGTCGGCGAATCGATCGACGACCTGATCCCGTTTTCGGCGGATGAATACGTGGACGCGCTGTTCGAAGAGCAGTGGTAG
- a CDS encoding tetratricopeptide repeat protein — protein sequence MAIDRDATLRKAEKFLRQGRLDQAIAEYLHVIAEQPRDWSTVNAVGDLLVRAGQVESAIEHYTRIADHFFEEGFLPRAAAVYKKILKLKPDEEHAALRAAEIAERQGLMADAKATLANVADRRLKRGDKRGAAEIQLRIGALDPNDLNAGITAAKAAYELGDVAGALQRLIQLSADFQQRGRMPESLRALEEALSVAPDNVEVRSALVERCLAAGEIERAITYATAAREFKAIAAELYARGQANEALVALERALQEDPEDNDTRGQLARSYIASGDLEKARACLSGDIVDPELLLSLAEVDLRGGRLDDGRALAAKVLERDPTRREEVVLLGCRLCEENSDAAFQCIDVATDAGVADSDWPAAASALHEYVTRVPGHIPALMKLVEICVDGGLDATMYAAQAQLADAYLKAGRGNEARVIAEDLVAREPWESANIERFRSALVMLGEPEPDSIIADRLSGDSPFTSTDFAMDSNPGEATAPEAPVAKMTEAAPPPAKARSKARAADGRAPLGPAEIDLTTIFGVDSNEHGGGDVMEIDLSDAMGDISFDISPPAGGATRSGPVERQNLERVFEGFRDDAARQGGDPGQQYRLALAYRDAGDLEAAIRTLEGVVRSPRHRFDASAMLARLHRDSGHVHDAIDWFERAAESAPAATDASHEVLYELGALLIEAGEIVRALAVFLELQADAPDYRDVAAQVERLSQKA from the coding sequence GTGGCCATCGATCGCGACGCCACACTCCGAAAGGCCGAGAAGTTCCTTCGCCAGGGCCGGCTGGACCAGGCGATTGCGGAGTACCTGCACGTCATTGCGGAACAGCCGCGTGACTGGAGCACGGTCAACGCGGTGGGCGACCTGCTGGTGCGTGCCGGCCAGGTCGAGAGCGCGATCGAACACTACACCCGCATCGCGGACCACTTCTTCGAGGAGGGGTTCCTGCCTCGGGCGGCTGCGGTCTACAAGAAGATCCTCAAGCTGAAACCGGACGAGGAGCACGCGGCGCTGCGCGCGGCGGAGATTGCCGAGCGGCAGGGTCTGATGGCGGACGCCAAGGCCACGCTGGCCAACGTCGCCGACCGGCGGCTGAAGAGGGGCGACAAGCGTGGCGCGGCCGAGATCCAACTGCGCATCGGCGCGCTGGACCCGAACGACCTCAACGCCGGGATCACGGCGGCGAAGGCCGCGTACGAACTGGGAGACGTCGCCGGCGCACTCCAGCGTCTCATCCAGTTGTCCGCCGACTTCCAGCAGCGCGGGCGCATGCCGGAGAGCCTCCGGGCGCTCGAAGAAGCCCTCAGTGTTGCCCCGGACAACGTCGAAGTCCGTTCGGCGCTCGTGGAGCGGTGCCTGGCGGCCGGTGAGATCGAGCGGGCCATCACCTACGCCACCGCCGCACGCGAGTTCAAGGCGATCGCCGCCGAGCTGTATGCCCGGGGTCAGGCCAATGAGGCCCTCGTGGCGCTCGAGCGCGCGCTCCAGGAGGACCCGGAGGACAACGACACGCGAGGCCAGCTCGCCCGCAGCTACATCGCGAGCGGAGACCTCGAGAAGGCCCGTGCCTGCCTGTCGGGCGACATCGTCGATCCGGAACTGCTGTTGAGCCTGGCGGAGGTCGACTTGCGAGGCGGGCGCCTGGACGATGGCCGTGCGCTGGCCGCGAAGGTCCTGGAGCGCGATCCGACGCGCCGCGAGGAAGTCGTCCTGTTGGGATGCCGGCTCTGCGAAGAGAACAGTGACGCGGCGTTCCAGTGCATCGACGTCGCGACCGATGCGGGCGTGGCGGACAGCGACTGGCCGGCTGCCGCGTCGGCCCTCCACGAGTACGTCACCCGCGTGCCGGGCCATATTCCCGCGCTGATGAAGCTCGTCGAGATCTGCGTGGACGGAGGCCTCGACGCCACGATGTACGCCGCGCAGGCGCAGTTGGCCGATGCGTACCTGAAGGCGGGACGCGGGAACGAAGCACGAGTGATCGCCGAGGATCTGGTCGCCCGCGAGCCGTGGGAGTCGGCCAATATCGAGCGGTTCCGGTCGGCGCTGGTCATGCTCGGCGAGCCCGAGCCGGACTCGATTATCGCGGACCGACTGAGCGGCGACTCGCCGTTCACGAGCACCGACTTCGCGATGGACTCGAACCCCGGCGAGGCGACGGCACCGGAGGCGCCAGTCGCGAAGATGACGGAGGCGGCGCCGCCGCCGGCAAAAGCCAGGTCGAAGGCCAGGGCGGCCGATGGTCGGGCTCCGCTCGGCCCGGCGGAGATCGACCTTACGACGATCTTCGGGGTCGACTCGAACGAGCACGGCGGCGGCGACGTGATGGAGATCGACCTCAGCGACGCGATGGGCGACATCTCCTTCGACATCAGTCCGCCGGCCGGGGGCGCGACGCGCTCGGGACCCGTCGAACGTCAGAATCTCGAGCGCGTGTTCGAGGGTTTCCGGGACGATGCCGCTCGTCAGGGGGGGGACCCGGGACAGCAGTATCGCCTGGCGTTGGCCTACCGTGATGCCGGCGATCTGGAGGCGGCGATCCGGACGCTCGAAGGCGTGGTGCGCTCTCCGCGCCACCGGTTCGACGCCTCGGCCATGCTGGCCCGCCTGCACCGCGACTCCGGTCACGTCCACGATGCCATCGACTGGTTCGAGCGCGCCGCCGAATCTGCTCCGGCCGCCACCGACGCGTCCCACGAAGTCCTGTACGAACTCGGGGCGCTGCTCATTGAGGCTGGAGAGATCGTGCGGGCGCTGGCGGTCTTTCTCGAACTTCAAGCCGATGCGCCGGACTACCGCGACGTGGCGGCGCAGGTCGAGCGCCTGTCACAGAAGGCGTGA
- the rpsP gene encoding 30S ribosomal protein S16, which produces MLAIRLSRIGSKKQAHYRLVVCESKQATGSRVVEIVGHYNPRTVPATVNVEHDRIAHWLKMGARPSETVRTLLAGHVTNKPEAVAAAPAVSAQ; this is translated from the coding sequence ATGCTGGCGATTCGTCTGAGCAGGATCGGTTCGAAGAAGCAGGCGCATTACCGTCTGGTGGTGTGTGAATCCAAGCAGGCCACGGGGAGCCGCGTCGTGGAGATCGTGGGCCACTACAACCCACGGACCGTCCCGGCGACCGTCAACGTCGAGCACGATCGCATCGCGCACTGGCTGAAGATGGGCGCGCGCCCGTCCGAGACGGTTCGCACGCTGCTCGCCGGGCACGTCACCAACAAGCCCGAGGCGGTTGCGGCCGCACCGGCGGTGAGCGCCCAGTGA
- the trmD gene encoding tRNA (guanosine(37)-N1)-methyltransferase TrmD → MKFDIVTIFPRMFEGPTREGILGRAIDRGLVDLTVLDLREFTEDRHRTVDDVAYGGGPGMVLKPAPLFLAVERIRETRGQAAAIILTSPQGRPFCQADAVRLSALDHVVVLCGRYEGVDERVREQVATEELSIGDYVLTGGELPALVVLDAVTRLLPGAVGDEQSVVLESFTRGLLDYPHYTRPADFRGFTVPDVLLSGHHAQVRRWRKQQAVERTLARRPELLAAAELDEEEREILRELKLHRGDDRPAAPARPGRADREVAPVRREDTNDGRD, encoded by the coding sequence GTGAAGTTCGATATCGTCACGATCTTTCCCCGGATGTTCGAGGGGCCGACGCGCGAGGGCATCCTGGGGCGGGCGATCGATCGCGGCCTCGTGGACTTGACGGTCCTCGATCTTCGCGAGTTCACCGAGGATCGCCATCGCACGGTCGATGACGTGGCCTATGGTGGCGGCCCCGGGATGGTGCTGAAGCCGGCGCCGCTGTTTCTCGCGGTCGAACGGATCCGCGAGACGCGCGGTCAGGCCGCCGCGATCATCCTGACGTCGCCGCAGGGCCGGCCGTTCTGCCAGGCCGATGCCGTCCGGTTGAGTGCGCTCGACCACGTGGTGGTGCTGTGCGGCCGCTACGAGGGCGTGGACGAGCGGGTGCGCGAGCAGGTGGCGACCGAGGAACTCTCGATTGGCGACTACGTGCTGACCGGCGGCGAACTGCCGGCGCTGGTCGTGCTCGACGCCGTGACGCGGCTGCTGCCCGGTGCGGTCGGTGACGAACAGTCGGTTGTGCTCGAGTCGTTCACGCGCGGGTTGCTCGACTACCCGCACTATACGCGCCCGGCGGATTTCCGCGGCTTCACGGTTCCCGACGTGCTCTTGTCGGGGCACCACGCCCAGGTCCGGCGGTGGCGGAAGCAACAGGCGGTCGAACGAACCCTGGCGAGACGGCCAGAACTGCTGGCCGCCGCCGAGTTGGACGAGGAAGAACGCGAGATCCTGCGCGAATTGAAGCTACACCGTGGGGACGACCGGCCGGCCGCCCCCGCACGACCTGGCAGGGCCGACCGGGAGGTTGCCCCTGTGCGACGGGAGGATACGAACGATGGGCGCGATTGA
- a CDS encoding RodZ domain-containing protein — MPEDDFGAFLRQAREHAGISLRDIASTTKISVPALEALERNDVSRLPGGIFSRAFVRAYAREVGLDVDEAVRRFVTRFPDAGAEETPTPYEANPDKIVVDDEPATGRTRRIIGWSLPLVLIVMYFGFGGRLPLLKDPSATPTAKPVEATEPAPPRPAPPALAPPATAALPDTTITPAAGAAGQTQAATSPQPAPSETTATPPAPATQPAVQQPGGFRLSLVPKDQCWVTVRVNGEKVFTATMRPGERKDLDLHGEVSLTVGDAGAMAFSLDGQPGRPLGTAGQVATARINAQNLKTFLEPR, encoded by the coding sequence ATGCCTGAAGACGATTTTGGCGCGTTCCTGCGGCAGGCCCGCGAACACGCCGGCATCTCCCTTCGCGATATCGCGTCCACGACGAAGATTTCCGTGCCCGCGCTCGAGGCGCTCGAGCGGAATGACGTCTCGCGGTTGCCGGGCGGAATCTTCTCGCGGGCTTTCGTGCGCGCGTACGCGCGGGAGGTCGGTCTCGACGTCGATGAGGCGGTGCGCCGCTTCGTGACGCGGTTCCCCGACGCCGGGGCCGAAGAGACGCCGACCCCGTACGAGGCCAATCCGGACAAGATCGTCGTCGATGACGAGCCGGCGACCGGCCGGACCAGGCGGATCATCGGCTGGAGCCTGCCGCTCGTGCTCATCGTGATGTACTTCGGCTTCGGCGGACGGCTGCCGCTGTTGAAGGACCCGTCGGCTACGCCCACGGCGAAGCCGGTGGAGGCGACCGAACCGGCGCCGCCGCGACCCGCTCCGCCGGCACTCGCGCCGCCCGCCACGGCTGCCCTGCCGGATACGACGATCACGCCCGCAGCAGGGGCTGCCGGCCAGACACAGGCCGCCACGTCGCCGCAGCCTGCGCCGTCTGAGACGACGGCCACTCCACCGGCGCCTGCCACGCAGCCAGCGGTGCAACAACCCGGTGGATTCCGCTTGAGCCTGGTCCCCAAGGACCAGTGCTGGGTGACGGTTCGGGTCAACGGCGAGAAGGTCTTCACGGCGACGATGAGGCCCGGCGAACGGAAGGACCTCGACCTGCACGGTGAGGTCAGCCTCACGGTGGGTGATGCCGGCGCAATGGCGTTTTCGCTCGACGGTCAGCCTGGCCGTCCGCTGGGCACGGCCGGCCAGGTTGCTACCGCGCGAATCAACGCCCAGAACCTGAAGACGTTCCTCGAACCTCGCTAG
- the ffh gene encoding signal recognition particle protein — translation MFDTLSNRLQDVFRSLRGEARLTEATVESALREIRMALLEADVNFKVVKAFVDRVRDRAMGQDVLRSLTPAQQVVRIVRDEMLALFGDAGGGLQQTSKSPRVVLLLGLQGSGKTTTAGKLGTWLARQGRHPMLVSTDVRRPAAIQQLNVLGQKAQLRVFDPPGQMDPVRRAADALADARNLGFDVVIVDTAGRLHIDDELMGELQAIKAAVSPSDLIYVADAMTGQDAIKSAGEFNRRVGVTGVMLSKLDGDARGGAALSVVAVVGVPIAFVGSGEGLEDIEPFHADRLVSRLLGMGDVLSLIEKAEQVIDRDDAQRLEQKLRTDDFTLEDFRDQLRTIRKMGPLESIIGMIPGMGNLKQLAENKPDEKQLSRVEAIINSMTPAERTDYRVINGSCRKRIARGSGTSVEEINRLLKQFQQMRKMLKSLGGLSGGGKGALKKLRRMGKFH, via the coding sequence ATGTTCGATACCCTCAGTAACCGCCTGCAGGACGTGTTCCGCTCGCTCCGCGGAGAGGCACGTCTCACGGAAGCGACCGTCGAGTCGGCGCTCCGCGAGATCCGCATGGCGTTGCTCGAGGCCGACGTCAATTTCAAGGTCGTCAAGGCGTTCGTGGACCGCGTGCGCGACCGCGCGATGGGGCAGGACGTGCTCCGCAGCCTCACGCCCGCTCAGCAGGTGGTCCGCATCGTCCGCGACGAGATGCTGGCGCTGTTCGGCGATGCCGGCGGCGGCCTCCAGCAAACCTCGAAGTCGCCGCGCGTCGTCCTGCTGCTCGGCCTGCAGGGGTCTGGCAAGACGACGACCGCGGGCAAGCTGGGAACGTGGCTGGCGCGCCAGGGCCGGCATCCGATGCTGGTGTCGACCGACGTGCGGCGTCCGGCCGCCATCCAGCAGTTGAACGTGCTCGGTCAGAAGGCTCAGCTCCGGGTGTTCGATCCGCCGGGCCAGATGGACCCGGTGCGGCGCGCGGCTGACGCGCTGGCCGATGCGCGGAACCTGGGCTTCGACGTGGTCATCGTCGACACGGCGGGCCGGCTGCACATCGACGACGAGTTGATGGGGGAACTGCAGGCCATCAAGGCCGCGGTATCGCCGTCGGATCTCATCTACGTCGCCGATGCGATGACCGGGCAGGACGCGATCAAGAGCGCCGGCGAGTTCAACCGTCGCGTCGGCGTCACGGGCGTGATGCTCAGCAAGCTCGATGGCGACGCGCGCGGTGGAGCCGCGTTGTCGGTCGTGGCGGTCGTCGGCGTGCCGATTGCATTTGTCGGGAGCGGGGAAGGCCTCGAGGACATCGAGCCGTTCCACGCCGACCGGCTGGTATCGCGGCTGCTCGGGATGGGTGACGTGCTGTCGCTCATCGAGAAAGCCGAGCAGGTCATCGACCGGGACGACGCCCAGCGGCTCGAGCAGAAGCTCCGGACCGACGACTTCACGCTCGAGGATTTTCGTGACCAGCTGCGGACGATCCGCAAGATGGGACCGCTCGAGAGCATCATCGGGATGATCCCGGGCATGGGGAACTTGAAACAGCTGGCGGAGAACAAGCCGGACGAGAAGCAGTTGTCCCGTGTCGAGGCGATCATCAACTCGATGACGCCGGCCGAGCGGACCGACTACCGGGTAATCAACGGCAGCTGCCGGAAGCGGATCGCGCGCGGCAGCGGGACGTCGGTGGAGGAGATCAACCGCCTGTTGAAGCAGTTTCAGCAGATGCGGAAGATGTTGAAGTCGCTGGGCGGTCTCTCTGGCGGCGGCAAGGGTGCGCTCAAGAAGTTGCGCCGCATGGGGAAGTTCCACTGA
- the rplS gene encoding 50S ribosomal protein L19: MGAIEAVEGGQLKQRPQMKSGDTVRVHVKVREGDKERIQVFEGIVIGMHRGGARATFTVRKVSFGQGVERIFPLHSPIIDHVDIVRSARVRRAKLYFLRELKGKAARMKETKRTA, encoded by the coding sequence ATGGGCGCGATTGAAGCGGTGGAGGGCGGGCAGCTCAAGCAGCGGCCCCAGATGAAGTCGGGAGACACGGTCCGCGTACACGTGAAGGTCCGTGAAGGCGACAAGGAACGGATCCAGGTGTTCGAGGGGATCGTGATCGGCATGCACCGCGGCGGTGCGCGCGCCACGTTCACCGTGCGCAAGGTCTCGTTCGGTCAGGGCGTGGAGCGCATTTTTCCGCTGCACTCGCCGATCATCGACCACGTGGACATCGTCCGGTCCGCACGCGTGCGCCGCGCGAAGCTCTACTTCCTGCGCGAGTTGAAGGGCAAGGCCGCGCGCATGAAGGAAACCAAGCGCACGGCGTGA
- a CDS encoding KH domain-containing protein produces the protein MSEARDVVEIVARALVDDQDTVRVTEADHRGMSVVELFVAPDDLGRVIGRQGRTASALRTLVAVAAEYHDYDATLEIREPDGR, from the coding sequence GTGAGCGAGGCGCGAGACGTGGTCGAGATCGTGGCCCGAGCCCTGGTGGACGACCAGGACACCGTGCGCGTGACCGAGGCCGACCATCGCGGCATGTCCGTGGTGGAACTGTTTGTCGCGCCCGACGATCTCGGGCGGGTGATCGGACGCCAGGGGCGCACGGCGTCGGCGCTGCGCACGCTGGTGGCGGTCGCCGCCGAGTATCACGACTACGACGCCACGCTCGAAATCCGGGAGCCGGACGGGCGCTAG
- the rimM gene encoding ribosome maturation factor RimM (Essential for efficient processing of 16S rRNA) → MDDWDDYAVVGRIARAHGNRGQVIVNPETDFVEERFRPGAVLHALRGGRVERLRIASMRVHLGRPIVGIDGVVTMNDAEALAGVELRVPMADLAPLPPAMYYRHDLVGCAVETTRGDRVGEVTKVEGDMGTSRLVVSGPGGEVLIPIAQAICVVIDVAARRIVVDPPEGLLEVNRRP, encoded by the coding sequence GTGGACGACTGGGACGACTACGCGGTCGTCGGGCGGATCGCGCGCGCCCACGGCAATCGGGGCCAGGTCATCGTCAACCCGGAGACCGACTTCGTCGAGGAGCGGTTTCGGCCGGGGGCGGTGCTGCACGCCTTGCGGGGCGGGCGCGTCGAGCGTCTGCGGATCGCGAGCATGCGCGTGCACCTCGGGCGCCCGATCGTCGGGATTGACGGCGTCGTGACGATGAACGACGCCGAGGCGCTGGCGGGTGTCGAGCTTCGGGTCCCGATGGCGGACCTCGCACCTTTGCCGCCCGCCATGTACTATCGTCACGACCTCGTGGGTTGTGCGGTCGAAACGACGCGGGGCGACCGGGTGGGTGAGGTGACCAAGGTCGAAGGCGACATGGGGACCAGTCGACTGGTGGTGAGCGGACCTGGAGGCGAGGTGTTGATCCCGATCGCCCAGGCCATCTGCGTCGTCATCGACGTGGCCGCCCGGCGGATCGTGGTCGATCCGCCCGAAGGGCTGCTGGAAGTGAATCGCCGCCCGTGA
- a CDS encoding ribonuclease HII, with protein sequence MSRPRAARTVENSLRRFGFVRIAGVDEVGRGCLAGPVMAGAVVLDPDHHIPGLRDSKLLPPAERERLHDEITRHALAWAVASIEPEEIDRLNIHRASLRAMRNAVLALNPLPDFVLVDAFRIPDLMVAQRGIVHGDARCAAIAAASIVAKVVRDRFMCRLHEADPRYGFNRHKGYGTAEHLEALGRCGYSANHRRSFRPPSLFDTIDETIGTRDTGEGPAFDR encoded by the coding sequence ATGAGCCGCCCACGGGCCGCCCGCACGGTCGAAAACTCGCTGCGCCGGTTCGGATTCGTCAGAATCGCCGGCGTGGACGAGGTCGGGCGCGGGTGCCTGGCCGGCCCCGTGATGGCGGGGGCCGTCGTCCTCGATCCCGACCATCACATTCCGGGACTTCGCGACTCGAAGCTCCTGCCTCCTGCGGAGCGGGAACGCCTTCACGACGAGATTACGCGGCACGCGCTGGCGTGGGCCGTGGCCTCGATCGAACCGGAAGAGATCGATCGTCTGAACATTCATCGGGCCTCGCTCCGCGCAATGCGGAACGCCGTGCTGGCGCTCAATCCGCTGCCGGATTTCGTCCTGGTCGATGCGTTCCGCATCCCGGATTTGATGGTCGCCCAGCGGGGCATTGTCCACGGTGATGCGCGGTGCGCGGCGATTGCTGCCGCATCGATCGTGGCGAAGGTCGTGCGGGATCGATTCATGTGCCGGCTGCACGAGGCCGACCCCCGCTACGGCTTCAACCGGCACAAGGGGTACGGGACGGCCGAACACCTCGAGGCACTCGGCCGATGCGGCTATTCGGCGAACCACAGACGGTCGTTCCGCCCGCCGTCGCTCTTTGATACGATCGACGAGACGATCGGCACCAGGGATACTGGGGAAGGCCCGGCCTTCGACCGATAG
- a CDS encoding helix-turn-helix transcriptional regulator, whose amino-acid sequence MRAEPAPGAHPMTRWSDAVIALLDEQGMTQTELARLAGVHPETVSHVVHGGHCSTETLEKIAAALDVDLGELFGAPVDGREASLKRDRVVSAVLRELSSAVSSAVMQELSERQKRRGGRQRVVEVKLPFSDAV is encoded by the coding sequence ATGCGAGCTGAGCCGGCACCCGGAGCGCATCCTATGACCCGATGGAGCGATGCGGTGATCGCCCTGCTCGACGAGCAGGGCATGACGCAGACGGAACTCGCGCGACTGGCCGGCGTTCACCCCGAAACGGTGAGCCACGTCGTGCATGGCGGCCATTGCTCCACTGAAACCCTCGAGAAGATCGCCGCCGCCCTTGATGTCGATCTCGGCGAGTTGTTCGGCGCACCCGTTGACGGCCGGGAAGCCAGCCTGAAGCGCGATCGAGTCGTCAGTGCCGTCCTGCGAGAACTGTCCTCGGCCGTCTCGTCCGCCGTGATGCAGGAACTCTCCGAACGTCAGAAGCGCCGCGGCGGCCGGCAGCGCGTGGTCGAGGTGAAGCTGCCCTTCTCCGACGCGGTCTGA